The Nitrososphaerales archaeon genome contains the following window.
TAATTCGTATTACTTCAATCGTATACCGATGTTGATGTGAAAACTTAAGTGTAAAGTGATGAAATTATAGAATTATGAGTTATGGGTCTTAAAGGTTAATTTAAAATCGAATCAAGACCATCTTAAAACTAAGGATTGGAATCTAATCATAAGAAAAAAGGGGCGTTCAGTAAATCGAAGGCTTTACTCTACTTTCTTGTAGCATAACCACCAATCTAAGCACTTAATCTCTCCAGCCTTCTCTTGTGCTCTTCTCTTCTCTATCATATCTACACTATTAGCGGGTGGAATGATGACATTATCACCGATTATTTCATTATGTGGCCAATTGGCCGGGATGGCGTAACCTTTATCGGCTATTTGAAGTGCCCTTATCATCCGAAGTATTTCATCAATATTTCTACCCAACTCCATCGGATAGTATAGTATCGCCCTAACAATCCCTTTAGGATCGACTATAAAGACGGCTCTAACCGTCTGTGTTCCTGCAGCCTGTTTATGGCGCATACCTAATCGTGCAGATATCTCACCAGTATTGTCTGCGATTATCGGAAACTTTATTTCAACACCGAGCTTCTCTTTTATCCATTCCTCCCACTTTAGATGTGCAAAAACCTGGTCTATACTTAATCCTATCAATTCACATTGTAACTTTTGAAATTCCTCATACCTTTTCTGGAATGCAACGAATTCTGTTGTGCAAACAGGTGTAAAATCGGCAGGATGGCTGAAGAGGATGAACCACTTACCACTATAATGGTCTGGAAGCTTTATCATTCCTCTGGTGGTTCTAACCTCCATCTGGGGGAATTTATCACCTATTAATGGCATCTTATACTCTTCCATTTTTTCACCTTTATTAATTAAAAATAATTATTATTTAAATCTTATTTTAGAAAATGATTTAAGCAACCCATTAACCCTCATAATTAGAAAAGTTGTCAAATATTCAGCAGATAATAAAAACACTACGCAGTAAAGGGTATAAAGTAACACCTCAACGTTTAGCGATCTGTGAAATGATACTTTCATCCAAAAACCACCCAACGGCGAACCAAATATATAA
Protein-coding sequences here:
- a CDS encoding peroxiredoxin, whose product is MEEYKMPLIGDKFPQMEVRTTRGMIKLPDHYSGKWFILFSHPADFTPVCTTEFVAFQKRYEEFQKLQCELIGLSIDQVFAHLKWEEWIKEKLGVEIKFPIIADNTGEISARLGMRHKQAAGTQTVRAVFIVDPKGIVRAILYYPMELGRNIDEILRMIRALQIADKGYAIPANWPHNEIIGDNVIIPPANSVDMIEKRRAQEKAGEIKCLDWWLCYKKVE